A single genomic interval of Methylobacterium bullatum harbors:
- the gpmA_2 gene encoding 2,3-bisphosphoglycerate-dependent phosphoglycerate mutase produces MPETRIVCIRHGESTFNAAHRLTGRDPGHIDARLTDRGLTQVAAARERLRDIPFDLVVTSPLTRAIQTTAGIFGDHPAKPEILVEVLHRECQESSCDVGRAASVLKAEFPHLDIDHLPEIWWHAEGEPIAEGVHVEPRHLFDRRVATFRDWLTERRERTIAVVGHGTFFFHLTGIWLDNCATTELDLASGPVAG; encoded by the coding sequence ATGCCCGAGACACGCATCGTCTGCATCCGCCATGGCGAATCCACCTTCAACGCAGCCCACCGCCTCACCGGGCGCGATCCCGGCCATATCGACGCCCGGCTGACGGACCGAGGCCTCACTCAGGTCGCTGCGGCACGGGAGAGGCTGCGGGACATCCCGTTCGATCTGGTGGTGACGTCTCCGCTCACCCGCGCCATCCAGACCACCGCCGGCATTTTCGGCGATCATCCGGCCAAGCCCGAGATCCTGGTGGAAGTGCTCCATCGCGAATGCCAGGAGAGCAGTTGCGATGTCGGGCGCGCCGCCTCAGTGTTGAAGGCGGAATTCCCGCATCTCGATATCGACCACCTGCCGGAGATCTGGTGGCATGCCGAGGGCGAGCCGATCGCGGAGGGTGTGCATGTGGAGCCGCGCCACCTCTTCGATCGTCGCGTGGCGACGTTCCGCGACTGGCTGACCGAACGGCGAGAGCGCACCATCGCCGTCGTCGGCCACGGCACGTTCTTCTTCCACCTCACCGGCATCTGGCTCGACAACTGCGCCACCACCGAACTCGATCTGGCATCGGGGCCGGTGGCGGGCTGA